CATATTGCCTGTAAACCCATCCGTTACGACAACATCAGCGACCCCATTCAGTAATTCGCGTGCTTCTACATTGCCTTCAAAGTTAAAATCCGCTTCTTTCAGTAAAGTGAATGCCGCTTTCGTTAATTCATTACCTTTTTTATCTTCAGTTCCGATATTTAATAAACCAATACGAGGTGCTTTTTGACCGCGTACCTGCTTCACATAGATATCACCCATAATTGCGTACTGTAATAAGTTTTCAGGTTTTGCATCTGCATTTGCCCCTAAATCAAGCATAAGGAAGCCATCACCATTCATCGTCGGTAATGTCGTTGCCAATGCAGGACGCGCTACCCCATCAATACGCCCTACTTTGAAAAGTCCGCCTGCCATTAAAGCACCAGTATTTCCTGCAGATAAACAAGCGTCCGCCTTTCCTTCAGCAACCGCATCCAGCATACGAGCCATTGAAGAATCCTTTTTGCGGCGTACTGCGCGTGCCGGGTCATCCTCTGCCTCTACAACTTCACTACAATGAACAACCGTTAGGCGATCGTGATTTTTTAAATACGGTGCCATTTTTTGTTCATCGCCATATAAATCAATTGTTAATTTCGGAAAATCTTCAAGGGCCATGAAGACACCTTCCACGATTGCCTGTGGTGCGTTATCTCCACCCATACCATCTACTGCTATTTTCATGTTGTTTCTTCACCTTTCATCCGATACATTTCAAACTCTCCCTTGAAAACTATTTCATTATCAACAGAAGAAGTCACTTCGATAAATGTACGGTTTTTATCAGGGTTTTTCCCTTTTACAACTGCCTTCGTTACGACGCGGTTTCCTGCTCGAACCGGTTTCACGAAAGCTACATTTGATTTTACAGTAAGGGCAAGCTCATCATCAATTACTGCTACCGCCAAAGAATTAGCCTGTGCAAATAAATGGTGACCGCGCGCTATGCCGTTGCGCTGAAATACATGCTCTTCTCCAACATCAAATATTGAAATTGCCCGATTATCCAGCTCTATATCAATAATTTCACCGATGACTTCATCAAGTGGCAATGATTTTACTTCATCATATTTTTTAGCAGCAACATCTTTAATACGTTCACGCAATTCCGGAATAGCGAGTTCCATGCGATCCAATCGAATTGTTTGAACGCTCACATTAAATTCAGCTGCTAATTGTTCATCTGTCACGAAAGGATTGTCTGCGATCTGTTCAGTCAATAACGACTGTCGCTCTTTTTTGGAACGCTTCATCGTATTTGTTACCTACCTTTAATTTTCTAAAAGATTAGTATTAGCACTTGGTACTAATATCAATATACATGTATAAAAAAAAGAACGCAACAACTTTTTGTCGCGTTCCTAAAATCTTATGCTTCAAGGCTTAGCTGCCACAGCACACCAAACTTATCTGTTACTTGCCCATAGCACTTGCTCCAAAAGGTCTCCTGTAACTCCATTACGACCTTTCCGCCTTCTCTTAAACCATCGAAAATATATCGGATTTCCTGCTCGTCTTTTGACGTATAGGCAATGCTGATATTGTCCCCTACCGTCACTTGCGGAGAGCCCGGATACGTATCGGAAAACATCATTTGACCTTCCTGCAGTTCAATTTGAGCATTCATTACCAAATCTTTTGCTTCTGGTGGAATAGGGCGCTCAGGATTTGGCGGTAATTCTCCAAAAGTTGAAATCGTTACACTTTTGGCATTAAACAGTTCTGCATATAACACCACTGCCTCTTTTGCTTGTCCATTTAACACGAAATACGGATACAGGTTTCCCATCTTATAACCTCTTTTCAGCATTTTTAAGTAGCCTAAATAGTTTTCCACCAATTACAGGTTCTAATCGTTTAATCAATTCGTTCTCCTTGCAGAACGCCAGAAGCCGTTAAATCTTCTCGTAAAAATTCATATTCCGGATCTTGCCAAAATGCTTCATCATAAAGCATTTTCTCGGCATCCTGTCTTGCCGTTTCAAGTGCCCGGTAATCATGGACAAGGTCGGCCAATTTAAATTCCGGCAATCCGCTTTGTCGTTTCCCGAAGAAATCGCCTGATCCGCGCAGCTCCAAATCTTTTTCGGCCAGGCGGAAACCGTCATTCGTCTCGGTCATACTCATCATACGTTCTTTTCCTTCATCTGTTTTCGGATCGGCAATCAGTACACAATAGGATTGATATTCTCCACGGCCGACACGACCTCGCAGCTGGTGAAGCTGTGCTAAACCAAAACGCTCGGCATCATAAATTGTCATGAATGTTGCGTTTGGAACGTTTACCCCAACTTCGACAACAGTTGTCGATACAAGCACATGAATTTCCCCATCACTAAATGCTCGCATGACCGCATCTTTTTCGTCCGAATGCAGTCGACCATGCATAAGGCCGATTTCAAAACGGGTGCCGAAATACGCCTTCAATTGTTCGTAGGCTTCCACTGCATTTTGCACATCCAGTTTATCGGACTCTTCGATTAACGGAGCAATGACATACGCTTGGCGGCCTGCTTCAAGTTCTTGCGTCATGCGCATCAATACACTGTTCAGCTGTTCTTTCTTCAGCCAATGTGTTTCAATCTCTTTCCGCCCTGCAGGCAATTCATCAATAATCGAGACATCCATCTCGCCAAAAGCTGTAATGGCTAATGTACGCGGAATAGGTGTTGCGGTCATGAATAGCACATCCGGATTTTCACCTTTTTCACGCAGTACTCGACGTTGTTCTACACCAAAACGATGCTGTTCATCTGTAATGACAAATCCCAGCTTCTTGAATTCAACATCCGGCTGAATGAGTGCATGTGTCCCAATGAGAATATCGATTTCTCCTGCTGCCAGCTGCGCCAATAATTCACGGCGCGCCTTTGTTTTTGTGGAGCCCGATAATAGAGCTATCCTGACGCCGATCGGATCAAACCACATATGCAAGTTTTCCGCATGCTGTTCTGCTAAAATTTCAGTCGGTGCCATTAA
This window of the Solibacillus isronensis genome carries:
- the recG gene encoding ATP-dependent DNA helicase RecG, with amino-acid sequence MIHEPVSQLKGIGKETAENLMKIGIETIHDLIWTFPYRHEDFRLKDLTETPHNERVTIEARVESEPTVLFLGKNKSRLQFTALAGRHLIKVVFFNQNYLRQKISTGGIITVTGKWDRGRQVIVGSSVTFGPKTEQVDFEPVYSLKGNIQQKRFRKYMRQALDTVMEQLPETLPNYLRESYQLVNIQDALEGVHFPQSADHAKQARRRFVYEELLQFQLRIQALRKANKENEKGISVRFDLEKLKEFISTLPYELTGAQKRVVNEICKDLLLPQRMNRLLQGDVGSGKTVVAAIGLYAAVTAGYQGALMAPTEILAEQHAENLHMWFDPIGVRIALLSGSTKTKARRELLAQLAAGEIDILIGTHALIQPDVEFKKLGFVITDEQHRFGVEQRRVLREKGENPDVLFMTATPIPRTLAITAFGEMDVSIIDELPAGRKEIETHWLKKEQLNSVLMRMTQELEAGRQAYVIAPLIEESDKLDVQNAVEAYEQLKAYFGTRFEIGLMHGRLHSDEKDAVMRAFSDGEIHVLVSTTVVEVGVNVPNATFMTIYDAERFGLAQLHQLRGRVGRGEYQSYCVLIADPKTDEGKERMMSMTETNDGFRLAEKDLELRGSGDFFGKRQSGLPEFKLADLVHDYRALETARQDAEKMLYDEAFWQDPEYEFLREDLTASGVLQGERID
- a CDS encoding VOC family protein, whose translation is MGNLYPYFVLNGQAKEAVVLYAELFNAKSVTISTFGELPPNPERPIPPEAKDLVMNAQIELQEGQMMFSDTYPGSPQVTVGDNISIAYTSKDEQEIRYIFDGLREGGKVVMELQETFWSKCYGQVTDKFGVLWQLSLEA
- the plsX gene encoding phosphate acyltransferase PlsX, producing the protein MKIAVDGMGGDNAPQAIVEGVFMALEDFPKLTIDLYGDEQKMAPYLKNHDRLTVVHCSEVVEAEDDPARAVRRKKDSSMARMLDAVAEGKADACLSAGNTGALMAGGLFKVGRIDGVARPALATTLPTMNGDGFLMLDLGANADAKPENLLQYAIMGDIYVKQVRGQKAPRIGLLNIGTEDKKGNELTKAAFTLLKEADFNFEGNVEARELLNGVADVVVTDGFTGNMVLKTIEGTAGTVFKMLKDALFATTKTKIAAALVKNDLKQLKDKMDYTEYGGAALFGLKAPVIKAHGSSNARAIYSAIRQATIMVEHKVCETIAKKIEQLPKPE
- the fapR gene encoding transcription factor FapR, producing MKRSKKERQSLLTEQIADNPFVTDEQLAAEFNVSVQTIRLDRMELAIPELRERIKDVAAKKYDEVKSLPLDEVIGEIIDIELDNRAISIFDVGEEHVFQRNGIARGHHLFAQANSLAVAVIDDELALTVKSNVAFVKPVRAGNRVVTKAVVKGKNPDKNRTFIEVTSSVDNEIVFKGEFEMYRMKGEETT